The nucleotide window CAGGGGGGAGAGGAATAAAAAGGGCGCCAGCCTGCGAAAAACTCGACGGCAGGCACAGCCTGGGAACAGTAAACCGTATATGGCAAATTTTAAAACAAAGATTCCCAATAGCACCATTGGCCTTGGGGCGCAAGATACATTTACGTCTATATGGCGCTGCCCACTTTTTTAGAGTCCGGCAGGATGATTGGGCTGGTGGCGGGAATTTCGGGCCGTAGCTGGAAGGGGAGCGGTTACGCTTTATTGTTTGAAAAAACTACTGCTCCAGCATTGTGTCAGAATTTTGGGGCGGCAAATAGCCCGGCTATGCTGGAACGTGCTTTTCCACAACGCGTGCTTGCCTGGGGCTAAGCGGGCAATCCTAGTTTGCTTTGGTGCAGAGGCGCAGGGCATGGTCGCAAATTTCATCAGTATAGAAGTGAAAGGCGCTCTCATCCTGTGTTTTGGCAACAAGCAGGGCGATGCTGGCCCTGTTTATCATTTCCATAAAGGGTATTTCTTCGTCTTCAACCGTGTCGGTCGTGTAGATGCCAATATGCAAGCGAAGGGGGAAAATATGCGATGATTGATATGCGCCATTTTCCACATCGCTGGCGGCACGGGCACACATGGCGATTATACTTTCGCGGCCTGCGAACGGTAGAATTCCTGCAAAGGTGTCACCTGAAATGTGACAGCACCGGGCAAGCGGCCCTTGTCCTTCTTTTTCCAGCACGCGCGCAATGCGGCGTAGTTCTCTATCGCCTGCTTCAACCCCGAGCATTTTATTATAAAATTTGAAATTTTTGATGTCGGCCAACCATATGGCGAAAACCATATTCGGGTGTTCATGCAATAGGGCCGTTGCTTCCAGGCGCAAACGGTGGCTGTTGATGCCCCCTGTTACGGGATCCACAAACGCCAGTTTTTGCAGTTGCCGGTCGCGCCATTCCGTTAGGCGGTATACGCGCCATGTCAAAAAGATAAAGCAGAGCAAAGCCAGAATGGTGACAACGCCCCCGCCATACAACAGCAGGGGGGAGACCAGCCCCAGCGCATCAAGGGGAACCGCGCAGAAAAGGAACCAGTCGTTGCTCTGAATGGGATCAAATGCCGCCAGATACTGTTTTTTGCCGTTCTCGTACAAAAAGTAGCTTCTGCGGCCATGAGCCATGCCGTCCAGAGCATTGCGGCGATCAGCTTCACCTATATGCCCAAGATTAAAGACACTGCCCAGGCCATCAACAGGGCTGAGCTCGGGAGACAATACAATGCGTCCCTGCGCGTCGATCAAGGCCGCAAATCCTGTTGCATTGAAGAGTGGCGTTTCAAGAATATTAAGAAAAACCTCAGCCTTGGTTACCCCAAACAGCACTTCATTGATCTTACTGTCCTGCTCAACTGGTACCGCGCAGTAGATTACCCTGCCTGGCCCGCGAGGATTTCTGCGCGGCGGAGAGAGGGCGGGGTGTCCGGCGAGGGCTCTACGGAAAAAGTTTTCACTGGATAAATCAACATCGTGATAGACAGTTCCGTGTGCGTCTGCCACCTCTGCCTTGCCAGAAGAATTGGCGATGCCTATGCGTATGAAATCGCTGTTACTGTTGATTTCCTTGAGCAGAGGAAGGGTTTTTTGCTGCGGCATGTAGCCGACAGTGATGGCCAAACTGTTGAGAGTTTGAAAGTTCTGCGTCAGCTGGCGTTGTAAAAGGACGCGCAGTTGCGTGGTTGTTTCGTAAAGATGAACGATACTGACCTGTTCAACCTGCCCCGTGGCATAGCGCAGAAGCATCAGGCTGCAGACCAGAAAAAGCCCGCCCACCAGAAAGGCAATCGCATAGATGCGTTTTATTTGCCGCTTGCTTCTGTACATGCCGCCCCTCAACAGAAATATATATTTATTAAATACCTTAATCTATTATTTGGCAAGCAGTAAAGCCAAATTTGGCCTGCTTACTTGCCCGAATTACCTACCAGTACATTTTTCCTGATGATACTAAGCTCAAATCATGCTCAATGCGGTAAAGAACGAATCGCTACATAGTCATATTGATGGAGCCATATTACTATGGTTGCAGTAGTAATAAACATACAACTGATGACTTGTCTTTTTTTAATGAATTTGATGATTGGTAAAATATTTAAGTTTTTTTATATACTATTTCAGAGTGATAGAGAAAAGTTTGAAGAAAAAATAAAATGTTGCAGCGGTGTGTCCTTAAAGCGGCAATTATAATATAGTTTATAGTTAATTTATTTCAGAGTGTTGCGTGCGAGATTGATAAAAATGCCTGAATTACAGTCGCGGCGGTTTTTTGATCCACCCGAAATTCTTTTCATTTTCAGGATGTTATTAGGGTTGTTTACTCTTAGTAAGACTGCGCGTAATGCTCAAGAAGAACGAGAAAAAACTGTTTGGTTGTGCAAACAGTGACTCAATACTCGGATGTACCGGTTGTTCATCGTTGTTTTTTTCAGAGCAAAAACTGGCGAAAATGTCGGCGACATTCCATTTACCACTGAGGAATACTTTATGACACAACAGTTTACCCGCAGAAAATTTCTGCAATCGGCCTGTATCACCATCAGCGCGCTGACGGTGAGTGCCAGCGGCCTCGACAAGGCCTTGGCGGCAGTTACTGGTGTTGGCCCCATGGCCACATGCGATGTTCTTATAATAGGGTCAGGCGGCGCAGGTCTTCGTGCTGCCGTGGCTGCCCTGAAAAAAAATCCCAAGCTCAATGTGGTGGTGGTCAGCAAGTGCATGCCTTCGCGCAATGCCACCTGTATGGCCGAAGGCGGCATTAATGGCGTCACAGATTTCAGCAAGGGCGATTCTTACGAATTGCACTGCTATGATACTGTCAAGGGCGGCGACTATCTTGTGGATCAGGACGCTACCCTCAAGTTCTGCGAACAGGCTGGCCCCACCATTCTGGAGCTGGATTATCTGGGCATGCCTTTCTCGCGCACAGAAGACGGAAAGGTAAAGGCGCGTCCTTTCGGCGGTGCCTCCAAGGTGCGATGTAACTATTCAGCTGACAAAACAGGGCATATTGTGGCCCATGTATGCCTGGACGAAGCCCTGACCCGTGGCGTCAAATTCCTTATGGACCACGAGCTGCTGGACCTGGGCGTTGATAATGGCCGTTGCGAAGGCGCGGTGCTGCGCAACATCCGTACTGGCGAAATCGCTCCCGTTCGTGCCAAGGCAGTGGTGCTGGCAACGGGCGGTTATACCCGCATTTTCTGGAACCGTACGTCCACTCCCTATATTGCCACTGGCGACGGCGTGGCCGCAGCTTTGCGTGCGGGCGTGCCCTTTAAAGACCCGGAAATGATCCAGTTCCACCCCACGGGCGTGGTACACGGCGGCGTACTCATTACCGAGGCCGCGCGCGGCGAGGGCGGCTACCTGCTCAACAACAAGGGCGAGCGCTTCATGAAAAATTACGCGGCGGCCAAGATGGAACTGGCCCCCCGTGACATTGTAGCCCGCGCCATTGAAACTGAAATCCGCGAAGGACGTGGGTACGGCCAGGGGCTGGAATCGTACGTGCTGCTGGATCTCGTGCATCTTGGCAGAAACAAGATCGTTAACGATCTTCCGCAGATACGTCACGTCGGAAAGCTGTTTGAAAACATAGATCTGGTGGATAAGCCCATGATTATCCGCCCCACGGCCCATTATTCTATGGGCGGCATCGCCGTGAGCAAGTTTGACGACATGTCCACGCCCATGCCCGGCTTGTTCAGCGCAGGCGAAGCTTCCTGCGTATCCATTCACGGCGCTAACCGGCTGGGCGGAAACTCCCTGGCTGATGCCGTAGTTACCGGAAAAATCGCAGGGGATGGGGCTGCGGCCTATGCCAGTCAGGCGGATCAGAGTTCCGGCAAGCGCCTGGCCGATCTGTCCGATCAGTGGCAGAGCCGTTTCAAGGAAGTAACCAGCGGTGGAGACGCCAAGCAGATGTACGCCCTCCGCGAAGAAATGGGCGCACAGC belongs to Desulfovibrio intestinalis and includes:
- a CDS encoding sensor domain-containing diguanylate cyclase, whose product is MYRSKRQIKRIYAIAFLVGGLFLVCSLMLLRYATGQVEQVSIVHLYETTTQLRVLLQRQLTQNFQTLNSLAITVGYMPQQKTLPLLKEINSNSDFIRIGIANSSGKAEVADAHGTVYHDVDLSSENFFRRALAGHPALSPPRRNPRGPGRVIYCAVPVEQDSKINEVLFGVTKAEVFLNILETPLFNATGFAALIDAQGRIVLSPELSPVDGLGSVFNLGHIGEADRRNALDGMAHGRRSYFLYENGKKQYLAAFDPIQSNDWFLFCAVPLDALGLVSPLLLYGGGVVTILALLCFIFLTWRVYRLTEWRDRQLQKLAFVDPVTGGINSHRLRLEATALLHEHPNMVFAIWLADIKNFKFYNKMLGVEAGDRELRRIARVLEKEGQGPLARCCHISGDTFAGILPFAGRESIIAMCARAASDVENGAYQSSHIFPLRLHIGIYTTDTVEDEEIPFMEMINRASIALLVAKTQDESAFHFYTDEICDHALRLCTKAN
- the sdhA gene encoding 8-methylmenaquinol:fumarate reductase flavoprotein subunit, coding for MTQQFTRRKFLQSACITISALTVSASGLDKALAAVTGVGPMATCDVLIIGSGGAGLRAAVAALKKNPKLNVVVVSKCMPSRNATCMAEGGINGVTDFSKGDSYELHCYDTVKGGDYLVDQDATLKFCEQAGPTILELDYLGMPFSRTEDGKVKARPFGGASKVRCNYSADKTGHIVAHVCLDEALTRGVKFLMDHELLDLGVDNGRCEGAVLRNIRTGEIAPVRAKAVVLATGGYTRIFWNRTSTPYIATGDGVAAALRAGVPFKDPEMIQFHPTGVVHGGVLITEAARGEGGYLLNNKGERFMKNYAAAKMELAPRDIVARAIETEIREGRGYGQGLESYVLLDLVHLGRNKIVNDLPQIRHVGKLFENIDLVDKPMIIRPTAHYSMGGIAVSKFDDMSTPMPGLFSAGEASCVSIHGANRLGGNSLADAVVTGKIAGDGAAAYASQADQSSGKRLADLSDQWQSRFKEVTSGGDAKQMYALREEMGAQLWDNMGIFRTQAKLATLNDTLAEMRSRYDALRVPNASPVYNTAFTEYVELGNMLQLAQAACLAATERKESRGAHTREDFPKRDDANFLKHSMVSMDEGGKLHMGWKDVEITKFKPEERKY